Below is a genomic region from Kwoniella dejecticola CBS 10117 chromosome 4, complete sequence.
GTGTTGGTGGCAATGTATTTGGGAGTTGAAGTGAGTAGGTATCTTCGAAACGATATCAGATTGCAGACCAGTAACAAAGTAAGATGTTTGTGCTCACATTCCttgctttctccctctttcaacttcaGATCCACTCCCAAAAGGCTCCTGGTGGTTTCTAGCACGGGCAGATCCCTCATGTTCCACACCCgtttcctttcctcctccagACTTCCACCACTACCTCCCATGACCAGATCTTTTGCTAAGCCAAACAAACTGCCAGTAAGACTGGGCTGCGTCGCGTTGCCGATCGTCCCTGTCCCAAAGCTCAATTGCCATCTTGACGGTCCGCCGGTATTGGACCCGCTCGGTGTGAGAGCGGGAGTAGAATTTAGCGATCCCGATCCTACTGGTTGGTGCAGCAGCATGGATCTAAGGGGCAGCAAAGGGTCTGGCGGGATATACGCATTGGAAGGTTGGAAGTGAGCGACAAGTCTTGTATAGGCCCATAAGACAGTAGTCGTGCCCCTATCTGCCGGGACACATTCGCGTATATATGGATGAgtgggaggaggaaggggcGGCGGTTCTCCAAATCCAAGATAGGAAGCTCCATAAGCATTATGATAAGATGGTGTCCTTCCATGACCTAGCGGGGAAGGTGTTGGTCGGGATTTTTGGCGGGTCAGAGCTTCGTTTGAGATGAAAgtgtcatcatcagcaactGTACCAATCGAGctggttgagcttgttccCCTGTTTAGGCGCGGACGAGAGGGACCAGCGACTGGTGACCTAGAATATTGTTCTGAGACCGGCTGCAGCGGCGGCGAGAGGATCTGACTGATTGACTCATCGGATGGCGGCGATAACGGAAAAGTGGACACGGATATTTTGCGTGAATGTGGATGGTGCGAAGGTATCGCTGCAGACTGCGGCCGTCGAGAGGGCAGGGGCGGCGGTGCTTGTAACTCATTTAGTCAGCTGTGGCTCACAAAAGACAGATAGCTGAAACATACTCGGGTGTCCCCCTAATGCCCAAACCAACTCCTGAGGGCTCATGGTGCCATTTCCCAAAGCCAAACTTCTTGTGCGTCTCCCATGACCACCTTCCCTACTCTTGCTGTATTCTTTGCTACCCCATCCATCCGGACTTCTGAAATTCATTGGCTTCTCTCTGGTAGGCGAAGCAAGTCCCCCGCCTGCGCCCGGCCATCCTGGAGCTCTGTAAGCGGGGTTCGCACCAGGACTATACGGGTAGCCAGGATCATTCAAAGGTGCTCCAGGTGTCGAATTTATTGATAGCGGGGTACTTATGCGTGACGGACCAGCTTCGGCATTAGCTTCGAGGGAGGACAGAGATAGAGTCGGTAGCTTGAGACCTATCTGACCTTTCCTTGAAGGTAGTTCTTGTACCGATTGATCCCCTTCGCGTGCTCCAAGGATGGGTAATTGTCTCGCAGCTGATGAAGCACTTCTGACTTCAGCAGTAGCTGGGACAGATAACGGTGTCTTAGGATATGCGGCATCCGACGAAGGAGTCCTCGTATTGGTGAACCTGATAGTGACGGAGAAACGTTCACCAGCATAGtaagctgatgctgatggtgtGATTGTCACTTGGAGATGGGGGTCGTCGAGGTTGACCGTGGTGGAGGATGGGGCGAgggatgtcgaagatgaggagaaagGGAAGTAAGATGGCATTCTCGTTTATCCTGTATACATAGTCGCGTGTTCTCGTGCTGGCTTCTGCTCGTATGATGCTAGCAATCCCTGGAACCTTGATGAAGCATCAAGAGGCAGTGGAGAAGACTTTTGAGGCATTCGCTCCTCAGTAACTTACAAGTAAATACGTTGCGTAGATGGACGTGTCATCAACTTTACCATGACAGAGAGATGTTTATGGGGGCCCGTCGGCGAGTGCCACTTTTCCCTTTTAGATCTTTCCCACGCACGCACAAATTGCAATTTATTCGTTCAACCCTGTTTTGACGACGTGTTTATCTCTTCAATTTCACAACAAATCATCCATACTACGTTTTCAAGCTCTTCCTACGTCCACATTGTACAATCGAAGCCCCTTAAAAAGCGAGCGCAGCCTCCGAAGAAGACTCTTAGCTATCGTCTACCGCTTCGACCAGCTGAAAAGGTGTCCGCCACCACGAGATATCCTCGACGGCGATAGGCAGTCGTCATGGCTCCCTCGACCCCTTCAACCCCTCATAGGGCAGGTAGTGAAGGAGGATCACCGGCTCCGACCGTTGCTGCTCCAGGCTCATATTCccttgatgtgagttgaatACCCGAGAGTCCTGTATACCGTGGATGGAACATCATTAACAACCCTTGTCTATCGGCTAGGATGTGATACCCGGAGTCAAGATATTCGTTCGAAAACCGTTACCTAacggtcaagaagaacaacGGAAGGCGGAAATCTTATCTACGCGACCGAAGCCAAAACCATCAGCCTTCgcccctcctccacctcccgaTGCCCCGCCTCCAGATCCGAGGGATGATACCGAGTATTATGTGCATTATGTCGAATTCAACAAGCGATTGGACGAATGGGTTGGAGGAAGCAGGTTGATAACAGACAAAGAGATGGAATGGCCTAAACCCAAAGAAGACgacaaaaagaagaaggagaaagtcgGAAAAGCTACGCCCGGTACTGCGACACCGACAAAAAGCGCTGCTTCTCCTAGACCATCGGGAAGTCTCCTTAAGAAGGCGGCTACGAAAGCTGCTTCTGCGGTCGGAAAAGCTCATCCTCTAGCGAAGAGTACGACGAAGGGGAAAACATCGCAAAAGCGCAAGGgcaaagatcaagctggatcagtcgacgacgaggatgatgatggagaaggggaagatgaggatgccGCTTCAGTCGATGCGGATGGAGACATCAGCATGGCTGGATCGCAAGATGGTGAGGGCGAAGCCGATGCAGAGGGTGAAATAGATCTATCGGGTCCGATCAATCCTCAAGCGGCTCCAAAAGTGTATTCGAAGAAACAGGAAATCGAGAAACTCAGGACATCAGGTTCGATGACCCAATCGCATTCCGAAGTCAGCCGAGTCAAGAATTTAGATAAACTGCAAATGGGTAAACACGAAGTTGAGACTTGGTATTTCTCCCCTTACCCGATAGAATACGCCCACCTACCCGTACTTTACATCTGCGAATTCTGTCTACTGTATTACCCTTCTTTCACTCAACTGAAACGCCATCGAACGAAATGCACGCTGCTGCATCCGCCAGGCAACGAGATCTACCGACATGATAATatatccttcttcgagatcgacgggCGACGCCAAAGGACATGGTGTAGGAATTTGTGTCTGATATCGAAGTGTTTCTTGGATCACAAAACGCTGTACTACGACGTGGACCCTTTCATGTATTACTGCATGACGATAAAGGACGAGTACGGCTGTCATCTGATTGGGTATTTCTCGAAAGAAAAAGAATCGGCAGAAGGATATAACGTAGCATGTATCCTGACCTTACCGCAATACCAGAGGAAAGGGTATGGTAGAGTCCTGATCGAGTTTTCGTATGAACTTTCAAAAGTAGAGGGGAAATTAGGTAGTCCGGAAAAGCCGTTATCCGATCTAGGTCTGCTGGGTTATCGAGCTTATTGGCAAGAGAAGATAGTGGAGTTGTTGGTCActagcgatgatgagatcagtCTAGAAGAGATCGCTCTGAAGACGTCAATCACTCATGGCGATATCATGCACACGTAAGTTCGCATGATcctatcttcgtcttgggGTATAAGTGAAATGTGATTCATTCGGCTAATCGGAATTTTGTGACTCCGGAACAGATGTCAAGCTCTGCAGATGATCAAATACTACAAAGGTGGTCACATCATACATCTCACAGATGCCGTGCTGGAGCAGCACCGCAAGACGATGTTGAAGAGTCGGCGAAGTATCAATCCTGCGGCTCTGAAATGGAAACCACCCGTGTTCTCTCGAGCTCAACTCGCTTTCGGCTTCTAGGCTTGTAGGCAGATTTTTCATTCTTTTTCATCTAGGATTCCTCGatcatgatcttctcgacaGGTGTATAAATAAGATGAATGTTGTATTTTGTACTCTGTATTTGACGGGTAAATAACATGCATATACAGTACCTATATGATCATACAGTTGGATTTCGACTCtgacttgggcttgggctcTCATTGGTCAAACTTGCGTTGGGTTGGTCTCGCCATGTCGTCAAAGAGTTACTTGCGTAGACATCAGGAGCGGGTCCAGCAAAGATCTTCAGGCGTTCTAGACGTCGATCTCGGAAAGTGTTCTTCGGTAACATCCCTGATACTGCTCGCCGTATGATCTGCGGGACACCGGACTGATCAATACCACCAAAAAGCGCAAAAGAGTCACGTCAAATAGGGTGAACTTGGACTTACCTCGTCTGGACGcctctctctcatcctcgttaTGGGTACAGCCTTCAATCCACCCATATAACCAGTGTGTGAATAATAGATTTTATCGGTGCCCTTCTTCCCCGTCAGATGGACGTTGGAAGCATTCGACACGACGACATAATCTCCTGCATCAACTGCACGGTGATCAGCGTTGTCAGCAGCAGTATATTGTACGAAGAAGGGTGGGATGCGGGATCATGACCAGTATAGGAACAACATACCTGCTGGATCATATGTGGGCTTATGTTTCCCCATTAACACCCATGCTATCCTGCTTGCGAGATTACCGAGGACTCGATTTTGAGCATCTGCGTGATGCCATACTCGAGTAAGAGCGAGGGAGGTCTGTTCATAAAGCTTCAGCCTTGATCGCCATTCACCAACGACTggacaaagagaagaaaagatgactcacttttccTTTGATGGCCGACATTCCgattgaagagattgattggattgagTCAATGAGAtgagcttgtcgaagaggagtCGCTTCGGTAAGAAAAAGTGATGTCCTTGGTGTTCTGCACTATCACTCCAGCTCAGGTAGAAGTGCGCTGACTTGTTGCTTGCTTGGTCGAGCAAATGTCTACTAtgatggaagaaggacgcAGGTGTGGATTCAACTTTTATCTTGAAATGACtgagacgagatggaagagaaacaGGCTGAGATGCTTATGTGATGCGCCTAATTAGTGAACAAAGGGGTGAAAGCTAATTGCCACATGGGATGAAATACCGATTCAGGCTTCCTCTCTACAATCAAACAAGACAAAAGCACGAAGACAATCATCACTCTGTCAAGCATAGTGATCATCTCTTGCATCGAATACATCCTAGACTCAGCTTCAGATAGATCTGACCCACTGTCTCCCGCTGCTCGGTGTCAAGAAGGAATATCGCTGACTtgagatcgaagagcagAAAAGATCACTCCCTTGCAAACAGATAGATCCAAAGGTCCAACTCCGACATACGCGTCAATTACCACATCTTCCCGAACTGGCCTTTGCGCGTCCAGTAAACTTAGCTCGACCTTCGGATACGGATATCAAAAACATTGCAAAGATCAACATTATCTGCCCTGGAATAATCCAAAAACCACTCGTGCGTCcaccaacaacatcaacTGCGCACGGAGTGGATAACGATATGCCTCCGCGGGCGACAAGAGCATCAGCTAATGCCAAGGAGGCAAGTGCAGGcgcagctgcagctgcaggTAAGCAATTCCTCGCGAGCGTACATAAGCTggatctcctccaccttgactgATGAACGGGTCCTGCATCCAGAAACACCCGGTAGCAAGCGAAAGCGTCGATCGTCGCAGGACTCGCCTCTCAAGGTCGTCCTTCCATCCCCGTCCGCAATAGCGAAAGCAAACAATGCATCGATATCTGCTTCACCAGACAAGGTCATtggtgatgctgatcacGAGTCAAAGCGACAGAAGCTCTCCTTGAAGATCCATGTGCATGGAGCAGAGAAGCCTCAAGAAGTCAAAATTGAAAAGGAGATTGAAGGCGCCTTGAGCAAGGAGATTAGGGAGGGACTTTCCGTTGTCATCGCTCGGTACGTTGCCTACATTTGGTGCATAAGCTGATGTTATAAGTATGGCGATCAACCTACCACCACCGTGCAACAACATCTTGGCTCTATGGTTGCCTCCCTCCTTcgacaagaaagaagaaaataCATTGGGTTATGCGCTGAAGCAACCTTCACTCACATGGGAAAAGCTAGTTGTGAGTTCGGAGGTCCCAAGGCATTCGCTGATGTGCAGGATATAATACATATATTCTCGGAGAACTTGCTCGCTCCGGTCTTATACCCAAATCCTGTTCCAGCAAGATCGCAATTCCATCTACCAGtacctcctctccctcctcacTTCCCTTCCCATGCGATATACAATTTTTGCGCATCGCTTCATTCGCTGTTGCTCGAGATCGAACCGCATGGTGGTGAAGCAGGGCTGGTCGCGGAGAGGTGGGGCTTGATGCAAAAGACGCCCCAGGGCGGTGAATGGTTCACGGGAGCAGCAGATGCTCgagaagtcgagaagagaaaggggaaggaatCATCTGAGCATCTATTAGAAAAATTGGCGGAAAGCGGAGTTGCTTTCGGTGAGTTGCGTAATGCTGAGGAATAGAGCTGACTGTATAGCCAATGCATCCGCCGTCTCCCTTCAATCTGCCTTTGCCGGCGAATCGTCGAACCAGCCGCACACGCTGTCGGATTCGCTCATACGTAGGGCGAGTCtcaagatgaacagatggaaggagaggagggCCCAACGTGGTTTCGGAGGGTTTGGTAGTATAACAAgaggaggtgagtttgagaTTTGAAACGATTGAGCTGAGGTGTAGTCGCTATTCCTCAAGTGACTTCTGAACCTTTTATGCCATCTTTCGGCCCTTCCTTCGACTCTCATCATGCTACTGGCGGTCAAGG
It encodes:
- a CDS encoding histone acetyltransferase ESA1 translates to MAPSTPSTPHRAGSEGGSPAPTVAAPGSYSLDDVIPGVKIFVRKPLPNGQEEQRKAEILSTRPKPKPSAFAPPPPPDAPPPDPRDDTEYYVHYVEFNKRLDEWVGGSRLITDKEMEWPKPKEDDKKKKEKVGKATPGTATPTKSAASPRPSGSLLKKAATKAASAVGKAHPLAKSTTKGKTSQKRKGKDQAGSVDDEDDDGEGEDEDAASVDADGDISMAGSQDGEGEADAEGEIDLSGPINPQAAPKVYSKKQEIEKLRTSGSMTQSHSEVSRVKNLDKLQMGKHEVETWYFSPYPIEYAHLPVLYICEFCLLYYPSFTQLKRHRTKCTLLHPPGNEIYRHDNISFFEIDGRRQRTWCRNLCLISKCFLDHKTLYYDVDPFMYYCMTIKDEYGCHLIGYFSKEKESAEGYNVACILTLPQYQRKGYGRVLIEFSYELSKVEGKLGSPEKPLSDLGLLGYRAYWQEKIVELLVTSDDEISLEEIALKTSITHGDIMHTCQALQMIKYYKGGHIIHLTDAVLEQHRKTMLKSRRSINPAALKWKPPVFSRAQLAFGF
- a CDS encoding mitochondrial 54S ribosomal protein uL13m, giving the protein MSAIKGKTSLALTRVWHHADAQNRVLGNLASRIAWVLMGKHKPTYDPAVDAGDYVVVSNASNVHLTGKKGTDKIYYSHTGYMGGLKAVPITRMRERRPDEIIRRAVSGMLPKNTFRDRRLERLKIFAGPAPDVYASNSLTTWRDQPNASLTNESPSPSQSRNPTV